Within Leptospira limi, the genomic segment TACCAAGTCCACTACGTGCCAAAATAGACCTACACCTTCAACAGGAGTGTAATATTCAGGTCCAACTTTTCTTCGGAGAGTTTTGATGAAAATCCAGAAGATCATAAGTGCACCAGCAACCACGTGGATCCCGTGAAGACCAGTCATCACAAAGTAAAAACCGTAGAACATTTCCCATTTTGGTTGGGAGATCACAGCTTTTAAGCGAGAGACTTCTTCCGCACTTACATGGTTTTTTTCAAGTTCAGCTGGGTTTTTGAGGAGAGCGGCAATTTTTGATTCACAAGTTGCTCGTTTTCCACCCGCTGCACAAGAAGGGTCAACTAACGAAAATTTGCCGGGAACAGTTCCAACATGGAACTTGTGGCTATATTCGAAGTATTTGATGACCATAAATGCCGCTGCACATGCAATTGTTAACGCAAGCATTATCGCAGCAATTTTATGAAGACCACGTTGCACATAGTTAATAGCAGCAGCCATTGTGAACGAACTCACAAGTAATACAACTGTGTTAACTGCACCCATTTTCCAATCTAATGTTTCGGAACCGTTTTTAAAGACGGTAGGATACAAAGAATGGTAGATCAGGTAACCTACGAATAGGCCACCGAACATAAGAATCTCTGTGCAAAGGAATAACCAAATTCCTTGTTTGGAAGAGGCATACTGGTGTTCTGCACTCTTAAAATGGTGTTGGTGATGAAATTCACTTGAAGAACTAACGGAAGTCATATGGCCCTGCAGTTACAGTTGGAGTTGTAGTAAAGTTTTCGTGTGGAGGTGGAGAAGACGTTTGCCATTCGAGTGTTTTTGCACCCCAAGGGTTATCAGACGCTTTTTCCCCTTTGAAAATTCCATGAATGATGGTGATGAGTCCTACCAAAAATCCAAGACCTATCAGCCAAGATCCCACGGTAGAGATTTGATTGAGGTTTGTGTATTCAGGGAGGTAGTCAAAATAACGTCTTGGCATTCCCATAGCACCTAGTACAAATTGTGGGAAGAAGGTTACGTTAAAGCCAGTGAAGATAAGCACCCAAGAGATCCTTCCACCAAGATCAGAAGTCATCCTACCAAACATTTTTGGGAACCAGTAGTAGATACCGCCCATAAGAGCCATAAGAGTTCCCCCTACCATTACATAGTGGAAGTGAGCCACAACAAAGTATGTGTCATGGAAGTGAACATCCATACCAGTTGATGCAAGGAATACCCCTGTTAATCCACCGATGGTAAAGAGGAACATAAACCCTAAAGCAAAAAGCATTGGTGCTTCAAAGGTAACCGTTCCGCGATACATTGTAGAAATCCAGTTGAAGAGTTTGATGGCAGTTGGAACCCCAACAAACATTGTGATGATGGAGAAAATGATACCAGCAAGTGTTGACTGACCAGACACAAACATATGGTGTCCCCAAACAAGGAAGGATACTGCTGCAATCGCTACTGATGAATAAGCAATCGCTCGGTAACCAAAAATTGTTTTTTTGGAGAACGCAGTGATGAGTTCAGAAATCACACCCATCGCAGGAAGAATCATGATGTACACCGCAGGATGGGAGTAGAACCAGAAGAAGTGTTGGAAAAGAACAGGGTCTCCACCGAGATCTGGATCAAAAATTCCCACACCTAGCGTTTTCTCAGCTCCAATGAGGAGAAGAGTGATCGCAAGGATTGGAGTTGCCAAGATTTGGATGATGGAAGTGGAATACAGAGCCCAAATCATGAGTGGGATGCGGTCCATAGTCATTCCAGGTGCTCGGAGTTTATGAGTGGTTACGATGAAGTTTAATCCCGTTAAGATGGAAGAAAATCCCATAGTAAACGCTCCCATCACTAACAAAATCACACCATTTGATGTTTTTG encodes:
- a CDS encoding cytochrome c oxidase subunit 3 family protein → MTSVSSSSEFHHQHHFKSAEHQYASSKQGIWLFLCTEILMFGGLFVGYLIYHSLYPTVFKNGSETLDWKMGAVNTVVLLVSSFTMAAAINYVQRGLHKIAAIMLALTIACAAAFMVIKYFEYSHKFHVGTVPGKFSLVDPSCAAGGKRATCESKIAALLKNPAELEKNHVSAEEVSRLKAVISQPKWEMFYGFYFVMTGLHGIHVVAGALMIFWIFIKTLRRKVGPEYYTPVEGVGLFWHVVDLVWIYLFPLLYLVG
- the ctaD gene encoding cytochrome c oxidase subunit I, whose translation is MSSAHTKTEHGHTDHNYLNHGSGIWSWMTTLDHKRIGLMYFATVATLFLIGGFFALGIRLHLAKFGAEPLLSPDTYNKFMTFHGAIMVFMVIIPGIPAFLGNFVLPIQLGAKDVAFPRLNLASYYIFIAGAALAASSMIFNQVDTGWTFYTPYSTAKTSNGVILLVMGAFTMGFSSILTGLNFIVTTHKLRAPGMTMDRIPLMIWALYSTSIIQILATPILAITLLLIGAEKTLGVGIFDPDLGGDPVLFQHFFWFYSHPAVYIMILPAMGVISELITAFSKKTIFGYRAIAYSSVAIAAVSFLVWGHHMFVSGQSTLAGIIFSIITMFVGVPTAIKLFNWISTMYRGTVTFEAPMLFALGFMFLFTIGGLTGVFLASTGMDVHFHDTYFVVAHFHYVMVGGTLMALMGGIYYWFPKMFGRMTSDLGGRISWVLIFTGFNVTFFPQFVLGAMGMPRRYFDYLPEYTNLNQISTVGSWLIGLGFLVGLITIIHGIFKGEKASDNPWGAKTLEWQTSSPPPHENFTTTPTVTAGPYDFR